The nucleotide sequence GAAAGCAGGACAACAatgtataataaattattcacaaAGAAAATGTGCAGGATGTACAGCAGTTTTTAGCTGAGATCCTTAATGTACCAACTTTTTCAGGCACTGATTACACAACATATTTAAATGTTAATGCGTGTTGTATTTCACGGATGTGGTTCAtcttggagacatgttactagtggtATCCCTAGGGAATGGTCCGAGGCCTGCTACTGCTTACTATctttattaataacctggacagtggtgttgagAGTGTagtcagtaagtttgcagatggcatcaAAATCTGTACAAGGGTCAAGACTGTAGAGGAGTGCAGTCAAATagaaaaagatttagatgtgcttggggagtgggccacacaatCGCAGATGGTttctaatttagataaatgtagcgtCATGcgtgttggtagggccaacacaaaatacacgtatcatttgcagggaacaatactgaaagaggttgtgttattgtgcacagatcactgcaggttcatgaccaatgtagagaaactagctaaagctaacagggtattgtgttgtattaatagaaccattcagtataaataaaAGGACACCATATTGTCACTGTACAGGCCACTGCTCAgtctgcatctggagtactgtgcccagtttcggTCCCCCtatatggtgggtgatatagtggccttggaaaaggtccagaggacagCTACAAGAATGGTTCCTaccttaaagaacctcagctactcaaatAGGTTCAAGGACCTTTATCTATTTACATTAGAGCATAGAAgttttagaggtgacctgatagaggtctataaaaataattaaagagcTGGATAGTGCGCCgaatgatagattattccagtttgacaggttggggaggaccagggacacgagtttaaacgatgtaagagtaggaatagactggatgttgggtggtttttcttttcccagagaagtgtgagcctCAGGAATATATTGCCGGCTGGTggtgtgggtgctgactctctgtttgCTTGGAGCTCCaccagttcttgactggggcagagatcacatcatatcgaaggtaagtgtctttatagataacacttgatccatgtgatctcctggactggttttgattgcctgagggagtcggagaggaattttctaaagtatttttttccccttattggccctggattttttctttagttttttgCGCCTCTCAGGAGACTACATGGCTGCAGGGGGGGCGCGGGAGAGAggaaagtgtttagtcatgatgctccggccattgtagagtggagcaggcttgatggaccagctggtcttttcctgcctgccgATTTTGAATGTTCATATGTCACCACTAGGAGCTCTTTTAAAGTCAAACTATTACAAAGAGGAATGATTGGTCTTGATTTGGTTTTAATATCTTAAGATGAATAAGTAAATTCTCTGCTTCATCTGTCCAAAAGGGCCACGAGTATTTTCCTGCAAGTTCCCCAGTTTTTGACTGCAAATTACCTGAAAACTCTTATCACATTGTTGAATTCTGCCTGTATTTGGAATCTTATGAAGGATGACAAGAGACGTAAAACTGGAGTTTCTGGTGGACGAAATCCATTGTCCTCTCTTTCATCCCTCTGcgctccacaccacaccacacagacTTGCAGGAAACATATACACTATTCATATGCTGTAACTTCTCCTAAACAATGAATTCCTACAACTGAGTTTCCATGATTATTTTCTTTTAGATACTGCACAATTACAGTGCACCAaaatgtcctgaccaacatttttacctcaaccaacatcaccagaacagattatctggtcattatcaccttgctgtttgtgggaccttgctgtctgcaaattggctgctgtgtttcctacatcagtgattacaattcaaaagtacttcattggctgtaaagcgctttgggacgtcctgaagttgcgAAAGGCGCAAAGTGAATACAAGACTTTCAAAATGTAAATGATTCAACAATTCCCATTTCCTGTTCAGACTTCTATGCACACACAAAATTTATAACTCTTTCCTCTCACTTGCAGCAGGGTGAGCAATGGCTGATGTCAATGGTAGTGCAGCAGGAGGAAAATGTCACGGGCAAATTTTAGGAGCTGGAATTTGGCGGTAAGCTTCCCCATCCTATTTTCCTTTGAACAATGCTCTGGGACCACCTGAAAATGGGTAAATTCCCAGATGAAATCCAAGCCAGCTGATCTCCCGTCCTCCATTTTGTAATTTGGTATGGAAACATTGCTTCCATTTTAATTCCAGCTCATGAAAAACTGCATAATTTATCCCCAAAACACTCTCTCTTGTCACATAAGCAATATCCCAATTGCCTCCAATCCCATCTGAAGTAAGCTGTATGAACATGATAAATGGTAATGGAGAGGTGGATGAATAGGAAGatatttaaaaatttttaaaaatcacttgctAACCAACCTTATCAGCATTAGTAATAAACAAATCATTTGGTTTCTATAAAGTATTTATTGAAAACAATGTTGCACAGCAGACTCCAGTCAACAAAACCACTGAAAaccttatttaaattattttgCTTATTACAAGATGTATCATTTAAAGTGTTTGTTAAAGCAGTTTCCCTTTATTGGCAGCCGATCCAAGATtcatctttctcccccctcttgtGAAAATGGGGTCTCTTTATTAGGGTTCACTCCCACCACTGCCAGCCGTCCTCCAGCACTTTGCTCAAATGAAAAATCTTTGAGTGTGAGCCCGGACTGCCAATTATTCCAAAGGTGGGGAGTTTGGGAGGGAGAGAATAACGGCTGAGCCAGATCCTGCTTTTGTATCCATTTACTTTTTATACCCCATCCCTCGCCCCAGGGACACTGAGATGAAAAAGATTTAACAAGTATTTTCTACAGCTTTTAATTCAAGATTAGACCTTGTTTGAATCTGATTATCATACTTTATAGTATGGTATTCTTAAAATACACTGGGCTAAATGTAGCCTGATGACACAGTACTTTGAAATACCAATCCTTGATTTAACTGAGGACTGGCAGGCAGGtttgatctcccactgtaccagGTTTCTGATGTCAGTCTCCATTCTGAAAGAAGGAACCAAGCAAGGCGGGAACATCAGGTGAGGAGTCTCGCTTGTGGGGCTCGCACGTGCCTCTTAGTGGCTGGCCAGTAGCAGCATAGGCTATGGTCTGGAAAGAGAACATTCAATCTGTTTTGTTGGCCAAAGTACATGTGTGGCTTAGGGGAGGTCTTCAGGGAAAGATAATACCTGCCTTGAGAAAGAAAAACCATTGAACTTTATCTGCATAAAATAATATCCACAGTACTTTTAATTGTGACCAAAtgtgaggtacagagagattggTGCATAGTGGTAGACAGCTTATTAAAACAATCAGCGCAGTGTGCAACAGCAGTAAAGGCAAACAAGACCTTAGGATGTAGCCAGAGATATAGAACATAAATTCCAGTGGGTCACAAGTGAGTTTGTGTAGAGCACTGGCTTGGCCCTTCcaggagtattgtgcacaattctggtcccTATACTACACTGGTGGGGCATCCTggctttggaaagggtacagagaagggcaCCTGACCTGCAAAAGAGAGACTGAGGAATCCGGCAACGTTTACACTGTGGAAACGCAGCTTACGAGGGACCTCAGTGAAGTTTTCAAGGAGTGTGAATAAACTGAATCCTAGGAAGTTGTTTGACAATCTGGGTAACTGAGAAGAGGGAAGATATAactgggggtgaagaagggggaaGGTATAACTACAGGGTACAGACTCGGGTACAGAAGAGGGAAAGTGAATACagagtttagatttaactacttcacGCACAaggtggtgaatgtgtggaacagactGCCCAGGTAGACAGTGGAGGCAAATTTAAGTGGCAGCTGAATAGTCTAATGGAGAAAGAAGCAATGGGGTGTAGAAGAGATAGAACAGAGTGTGATATTTTTGTGAACTTTGGGCCAGTCACATGGTCTCTTACAATCCTACAAGTTCCTATGACATAGTCTCGAACAGTTAGTAAGGGAGTAAAATACAGTTTATCAAAAAGTTATTTTGTCATAAACTTTAGCGCTCATGTAAAAACAATTCACTTAATTGTCACTGCCAGCTGTAAATAAAACGGAGTCTTGATGTAGTTATTTAACAAGAGATGGGATGCTAACAAGACAATAAAACACTCAATGCAATGTTGtattttgaaagacagcacctcagtgcAATGAACATAGGAGAGGCCTCAGATAGGAACAGATTACATATTACATCAAACACCACCCAGTAGGAAATATACTACTCAGTAGTAACACAAGGAGTCATATTATTGTGAATCTTGAGTTTTGTCAGCATCACCTCAACTCCCATGCTGTACTACTGCTTAAAACACATTACTGTTGGTGCTGTTCTGTATCATATATGATTGGAACCCATGCCAAACTAATTCCTGTTTCCTTTGGCAGACACAATTTCATGTAGACTTGAGCAGTATGATATTGCAGAGGTCTCAATTTTAGTTTCTTTGGTAATGGGCTTGATTCAGACCTACTGTTAAAGGCCTGGCTTTAAAACAGCCAAAGAACCTTTCAAACAATGattatctccgaaagcttgtgattttaaaataaaattgttggactataacctggtgttgtaagattccttacatttgtccaccccagtccatcaccggcatctccacatcatccctcggattagagagagggggagaaaaatcacTTGCACCTGACTGCTATCCAGCAACCCTTGTTGGGAAGAGTACGCAAGTATGTCAGGTGAGAACAGATGCTTGGCTCCCCTGTGAGTAGCCCATCAACACTCTGTCTTGACTCCCACATAAGACAAGAATTAGGATACCAGAAGGCTGTTGATGGCTGTAAAAACACACGCCAGCAAAAGTCAATAGCTTTGGAAGAGCAGGGAGGAGTTTAATTTTGAACAGAAATATTTTGTGGTTTCTGCTACGTGATACCTGTACAGGTTGTCACCCTTAGCGTTATACAGCACCATAGAGTGGCAGCATGTGACTaccctcaccatcctctccacTCGCTCATTTACCAGCCTCATCCACACTGCTATAGGAAGCACAAGGCACTCGTGTATCGTGTATTTTCAGGCAACCACAGTCCTCAGCAGGTTAAACAGCTCCATTGCTcaaaatatatcaataaataaaaAGCCTGTTGGGTTTCTTGGGAGTGCTTCTTGTATACAAATGACAGCTGGCTGCTGCAATTTCTTTAAATTGATTTGAAATGGTCTAAACTTTATAATATAGCTGACATAGAAACAATTATTCTGCAAATGAAGCTGTTGTATTGCAGTGAAGTATATTAAACCTACAAAGCAAACACTGTTAACAaatccagaatttttttttgacataACCCGACTTGGGTTGGTTCCACTGGAATGGCTCAAACTCTTGCTGGTGGAATGTTCCAGAAGCTCCTGTTGCATGGCAACCAAATGCATTATTCATGCTGGTGTTCTTTTTTGAGTGCCTTCATTAAATATGCCACAGATATGAGCAGCGAGCAATTGGCTCATGGCAGATTCCAGCTCGTGATCGCTGATTTAAAACCATTCCTGGGTAGAAAATGTTGGCGAGCCAGAACGGTATCAAGAAAATGATGaaaactgttttttaaaaaaaagaatatgaACAAAGAAAGAAGTATTAGTGGAATTTTCACCACAGTAAGACTTGAAAACCACTGTCACTAATCATAGACTCTTAAAGCatcgaaggaggccgttcggcccatcgtgcctgtgccagctctttgaaagcgctatccaattggccccactctcctgctctttcaccatagccctgcaaatttttccttttgaagtatatatccagttcccttctgaaagatactgttgcatctgcttccaccaccctttcaggcaatgcattcagatcataacaactcgctgcgtaaaagaaattctcctaatttcccctctggttcttttgccaattatcttaaatctgtgtcctctgattaccactggaaacagtttctccctatctactcttgtcaaaacctttcataattttgaacacctctattaaatctccccttaacctctctgctctaaggagaacaatcccaaattctccagtctctccacataactgaagtccctcatccctggtaccattccagtaaatcttctctgcactctctccaaggccttgacatccttcctaaagtgtggtgcccagaattggacacaatactgcagctgaggtCTTGTACTTCCTTCCTTCTGTActttacgcctctatttataaagccaaggatcctactCTCGTGAGGAAGTGAGATGGTTTCCAGTATGGCCTCTGTAGTTGTTTATttctcatgaacctttagtgaaaCCCCAGAGgttattgcagggctatggggaaagcgtcGGGAattgggacagctctttcaaagagccaacacagggacgatgggccaaatggcctccttctgtgctgtaagattctatgatggcAGACAACCAGGTCTAAATGATCTAAACTTTAATATAGCTGACATAGAAACAATTATTCTGCAAATGGAACTGTTGTGTTGCAGTGAAGTATATCCAGAATTTTTTTTGACATAAACTAACTTGGGTTGGTTCCACTGGAATGGCTCAAACTCTTGCTGGTGGAATGTTCCAGAAGCTACAGTTGCATGGCATGGATACTTTTTAAATTACAACGATTTCTTCCACAACTTGCAGTACAGGCGTGTTCATAAATGTGTCCAGGGTCTAACgatagacagagaaacagaggcaAACAATTCTCAGCCCCGGTGCCACTTCAGTCTGCCCCCATGCCCCTGGGTTGCAGAGTTGAAGATATTTTTTGTGCTCCAGTTGGCAAGAATCCTGATTTTGTCTGACTGGGCCAGCCATCTTCCATGACAAGCCTTCAGTGCCTTGCCCAATTGGCCAGTCTTCATGTCCGACCTTATACTTCTCCCTGTCCTGATTTGGAGCCCTGAGTTGTGTGTCCAGCAAACTTTCAGGGTTCAGGGTTCAGTGTTGTAAATGGCCAAGCGAGATGGCATTAGCAACGTGAATGGGGAAGCAATTGTATCACTTTGTGGCAGGAAGTTTGCAATTGCATTGTGATAGCCAAATGTTGACATAGGTTTTTCCCATAATAAAATATTGACAGGATTTCTTCATTATAAAATGTTGACGTAGGATTTCTTCATTATAAAATGTTGATATAAAAAGCACGACTCAAAAATTATGACACAAGAAGTAAGGTTAATTTGGATAGGAAATGTCTGCCATATATTGGGAGGGAAAGTGATGTGATAGAAGCTTCCTCTCTAAAAGCAACAAAAATCAAAATTCCCAGCCACaaaaggaccttggtttaacattaacTGATCCAGCTCACTGAGACCAAACAGTTGGAAGAAATGTCACACTGGCGCAGACTGGAATTCAACGAGCTTGTTGGTAAAACTTAGTTCAAGCTCTACAATCTACCGATGTGGGAGGGCTGGCGACAGACTTAAAGCAGACTTTCATTTCTCGCCAGTCTGACCACATAATTCACCCACACAAAAATCCCCTTTAACAAGGTTGTAAATTCCAAATGAAGGAAACAATGATCCCTGTACATGGCTGAGGAGTGGAACCATCTTATTAGATCAacacaattaaaaataaatagaaaatgATTAGATTTTTCCAAAAATTATTTTACTGTATATTTTGGAATACAAATCCATAAAACCAAGGGAGGGGGACATTATGTCTATAAAATGATGTCattaaaactgtggaactcctttccgCTCAGtcgtcccttcctcctacaatctatagACCATTAAAACTCAAGATTGGGATTatctaatcactacttcctggCCTTTTATTCTGTTCTTACAACCTTGGTGATGAACTGCACTGTGGCCCTTTATCTACGTTCCTTAATAATAACGAAGTACACACCTGTTGCAAGCACACTCAATACAGACAACACAAGGGACAAGTAGTACAGCTCAGGAGTTGTGTTTGCCTAaaaaagataaagaaagaaaatcCTTTCAGTGTTAATCCTAAAATCAGTATAAATCCAGTTCTGCAATCAAGATTTGCTATTTCCCTTACATTCAGGTTCTTAACCTCCAGATTTCCTTGTGTTACACAACATGTAATGATAGTATCTTTCCATACTGTATTTCTATTACCAATTTTCTCTTTTATTCTCCAGATGATTTTGAGTCTCACAGGGACATTGTTCCACGGGCACTGGCAACCGTCCGGCACTTTGCCCAACTTGCCATTTTTCATGTCAGCTCGTACAGTTGGTGTTTGCTGGCCGTTCAACCGTGAagagcatcacaaccaagcccggTCTTGCCCTTGCCTGACACTCATATGCACATGCTTTCCTGCAGAGCTCACTTGATGGGTGATCATGATTGGGAAGTCTGGTTGATTTCTTCTCCTCTCTAACCAAGAggcactgaagccattgtcttaacTGCTgcgccagctgagatcagctaactcagcacagactctgAACCGAACCTGACCATCTTCTGGTCTGTACCTCTATGAATATCATTGGGCAGTGCCttttctccagagatttgagcctaTAATCcaagttgacacttcagtgcagtactgagggagtgctgaggcaccgtctttcagatgagacgttaatctaaggccccatctaccctgaGGTCCCTGAATAaaaattccatggcattatttaaagaagagccggggcattctcccggtgtcctggccaacatttatctctcaaccaaaacagatgatccggtcatttcTTTCATTGGTGTttttgggacattgctgtgcacaaattggctgcctcaattCCTACATTAtagcagcgactacacttcaaaagtacttcattggctgtaaagctcttttggatgtcctgaggtcatgaaaagtgctatataaatccaagttctttcttttagacTATTAATGGAGCAACTCCACCATGTTTGAAAAGTAGACCAGAGTTTCTGGTTAAACATAAAACGGAATACAGCACCTGACAGTATAATCATGACATAAAAAACTGCAACAGATGATAAAGAAAAACTTACACACTGAGGTGCAGTAACAGTGAAGGCAGTAGTTAGGATTCCCTGTGCAAAAGATCCGACTCCATATACATGAAAAGCCACTTTC is from Heptranchias perlo isolate sHepPer1 chromosome 32, sHepPer1.hap1, whole genome shotgun sequence and encodes:
- the LOC137301017 gene encoding uncharacterized protein isoform X1, coding for MLHYCLAHTAYHFSRQLPKRSRAKFQILVVLLVANFLFPQIFVLVRPKSSRYCDQPLLNNLTSFIIFTFLMTGFTVLLTLMDPIPREVKVAFHVYGVGSFAQGILTTAFTVTAPQCANTTPELYYLSLVLSVLSVLATVFIIFLIPFWLANIFYPGMVLNQRSRAGICHEPIARCSYLWHI